A stretch of DNA from Anopheles nili chromosome 2, idAnoNiliSN_F5_01, whole genome shotgun sequence:
GTCATTTCCACCACTCGGTACAATTGTTGTTTGAGCCGAATGTGGGTATTGGGTCGCGTACATCGAATACTGTTGATTCGTGCTGTATGCCGAATTGTATGGGTTAGTAGAAAGCGGTACGGGATTTGAGGGCGCTggaagttgctgctgctgtagctgttgttgctcGGACGGTGCAACAGTGGAGGAGTGTGCCGTTGCCCCTGGTAACGGcgcttgtttcttttcttcagaTTCACGCTGTTTGTCTGGATCCTGCGATTGCCAGTTCTTTGTATCATTCTTTTCGGCGTCCGTTTCCGGGCTTGTGAGAGTTATATTCTGCTTCAACACTTGGGCTAAAATATCCAGATCGTTGATTGTACGCAGCTCCATGTTGTCAAACGGACTCGAGGTATCGTTCTCGAAATCGGagtaattgattttattataattattgttattgttattgttgttattgctcCCGAATGAGGCATTCATCGGCCTCGCCGTTTCGACTTGCGCCGTCTTTGGAATGATATTTGCATTCATGGGGACATCTGGGTATGCTGGTGCGTCCACAGCACTGGGTACTGCTTCCCGTATCACAGTCGGTACCAATATCGAGCTAAGCTGACTCATATGGTCGAACGGTTTCAAATTCGCGCGCTCATCCGACGACCCGGACGGTCCGGATTCATCGTTGTCCTCCTCGTACTCATCCTCGGACCCGTTCGCCACTCTAGCAGTGCTAATGCCCTCATCGTTATCATCGCTAGCACTGGACAGCTCATCCGTGTTTGGGTAGGAAATTTGATTTaactttcgcttttgttccgCTTCGACCAATCGCACTCGCTCCTGTTCCTTCGCCTGTAGTCTGGCTTTTCGTTCGTAGCGCTCCCGCTCCTTGATGGCCTTCCATTCCGTTATGCGCTTAAGTACCGTGTCTTCTAATTCGCCATCGTAACATGATTCATTCATCACCTGCACCACATCGTACTGACTCAAACGATTAACGACCCCCTGGGGAAGCACGATCTTCGGGGGTGGTTTAAATCGTTCGGATATTTTTACCGGAACACCGTCCATATAGCTGGGAGGACTGTGCGACATCGCAACTGCACCAGCCAAAATGAGGGTGCGTgctaaaaaacacaaattatttttcctaGCTTCATTCGACAGCGTAGCCGagaagcaaattaaattatcatatATCCTGACTGTGCTGTCGACCTCTCTTCGTGGCCTTCATCGGCACAACGAGTATCACATGTGGTGGCCACAATTTTGGTAACCTTTCGGGGAGTTACCAGATATTCTTTTCACTACAAATTGCTACAAATCAGCAAACACCCTAACAACGCAAAACAACTACAGCAGGAAACGAAGATTGCATGGAAAACCCGTACACTTTCACAAAAactcttttcttccttctttttctttttctaaaaGGTTTAGTGACGGTACGAAAATTTAGCTTTCGGAGTATACCCACTCGAACGAATTCGTCCGGTGCGTACCAAGGGCACGGAATAGTGCACTCATTCGGCCTCTTTTTACTCCATTTTACACTACATCTACGAACTAATTAATCCTTTACATTAACTTTTACTTTTTAGCTTTTATCAACTACGAGCGCAAGAGATTGGTAAACAAGCATATTTTGACAGTGAAGGCGCCTAAGTTACAACGATGCTTTCTGCACTTCAAATCTCACCAAATAAGCACAAACCGTAGCACAGATTCAAATTCTAAGGACCTCATATATCTTTCAGGTTTGGGCCATTATTCAAAGATAGATTTACTGAGTGATATTCAATAGTTTGCCTTAGGGGCTAAATTATGCCAACTGTctctttatttttgtaaatttgGAGCTTATCTCCATGTTACAATGAACACTcgaatttcgtttcgttctcgcGCTAATTGGCAATGTTACATTGGTGTCGGTATAAAAGTACTACGTTTACTCATAGTTCAAACGAGCATTAAATcatcaaattttcatttattgttttccaaaaATTGAGTAACTTAATTTGCTCCTGCCGGAAAAGTATCGGTTTCTAAAGGGAGCTCAGGAATCTGACAATGACAGTTCAAGGCGATCTGATAAAAGAAGAAACGTCAAGTGACAAGTTCAgtgcaaaagaagaagcaaaacccGTCTGCTTCTCGAGCAAAGAAAATAGTGGTTTTCGAGAGTTTTAACTGAAAAAACTGCTGAAATCATTCATTTTAGATCAACAGTGGTTGGGTGGATACGGGGAGTGTATTTGAAATGTGTTAAACCGTCCGGTTCGTTGCAATATGTCGCAGTCGGGCATCGCATAAACAACGCGTGGGTCAGGGGTGGGTCCTCCATTTTGTGCACAAAAGATGCTAACCAGCAGCATCATTGTCATAATAAAATGCATAATAGGGCTCTTTTAATTATCTTTGCCTTGTAGTTTTGGCGAAATGCATTCGTTCCGCATGTAGATACGATTGTTGGTCATATTCTACGTGGTTTTTCTGCATGTCGCCGCATTGTTCGTGTCCCTTGATGAAAAACAGATTAACTGAACTCAAATTCTTCTCGTCACAGTAGAGCTCAATTCTAGATCACGAAGAGGAGCCAAACAGTGCGCGGAgagaaataaagaaagaaagagaaaagactTGTGTGTGAAAGCGAGCTGGGTAGTTTTTAGGTAGAACAAGAGAGCACCTCGTCGAACGACGGGCGTAGTATCCTGTATGAAAGTGTCATTAAAatagtgaattgaaaaaaaaatctgataCGTCCTGTTGCAGGACTATCACAAGCCCTAGCATCGAATTAGTAGTGACCGTAATCTGCCATATTGCGTGAATCCGGTGAAGAAAGCTCCTGCTGACTGGTTAGCTGCCTGGTGTAAGCAGCCGTGTACTTTGTTGAGGAAGAATATTTTTGCCTTCTCGTTCGCCTGTCGAAAACGCAGTGAACCGATTTTGTGAGGTACGATGACGGAGTACAAACTAGTCGTAGTAGGCGCCGGAGGTGTTGGCAAGTCTGCACTGACCATACAACTTATTCAGAACCATTTCGTTGATGAGTACGACCCGACAATTGAAGATTCCTACCGGAAGCAAGTAGTTATAGGTAAgtttgattgttatttttagCCATTGCCGCCAGCAGGGTGCAAAAAGAAATTCCTCAATAATGCATCGCACGAATATGTTCAAATGGCGCAAAATGCCTGTATAACATAACACCATGTTCCATGAAACTTGCGATATagaaaaatattgcttcaaaTAATAGTAAAGCCGAACACGTGTGGTATATTAAATTAAAGATGCGTTCAAATTTAATTCCGAGTTATTGCAATAATTTTTCCAATCGTTTGAAACATTCATCCTGTCTCGTTCATGTTGCTCTTTTGTTGATCGCAAAATCGCAAAAATAACAGCCTTCCACTTTGAACATTCTCAAGGACCCAGCAATCGTGCcaatcttctttttttttctctttcgtgcCTGAGAatgtaattgaaaatgaatcaGCGAATATGGAATTTGGCATGTTGCTTCGATGGCGTTCCTCACATTCATTGAgttcaattaattaattcatttatcTTTGTTGTACATTCGTGCTCTTCATCCGATTGTGGTGGCTACCAGAGCAAGAGATTACACGATCGTAACAGGTTATATATCTATGCTGTTATCTAATCTTATCGCATTCCGAATGCGAATAACTGTACGGCACTGATCATTGGACGCTGTATGCATTAATCCGGCGCATATGCTTATTTCTTTCTTCAGATGGCGAAACGTGCTTGCTTGACATTCTGGATACAGCAGGTCAGGAGGAATATTCTGCGATGCGTGATCAGTATATGCGAACGGGGGAAGGATTTCTGTTAGTATTCGCTGTTAACAGTGCCAAAAGTTTCGAAGATATAGGTACGTGTATCCGTAAATGTGGGCAAATGCTGTCGCCGGGTAATGAAAATCGATGTCTCTTCTTATTGTCGATCACAGGAACCTACAGAGAACAGATCAAGCGTGTTAAGGACGCAGAAGAAGTGCCGATGGTGTTAGTTGGCAACAAGTGCGATTTGCAAGCGTGGGCAGTGGATATGACTCAGGCCAGAGATGTAAGCTTTTCATGGGAGGggccatcaccaccagcggAACCAATCGACTAATGTTCGCAAAACCTTGTCAATAATTTTCAGGTGGCAAAACAGTACGGCGTTCCTTTCGTAGAGACCTCTGCCAAAACGCGCATGGGTGTCGATGATGCCTTCTACACGCTAGTTCGAGAAATTCGCAAAGACAAGgaaagggggaaaaagaaTCGGAAGCATCATAAGCTGGTGTCGAGCAGACGATTCAAGTGCCAGTTGCTATAAGGCTGCTTGGAATGGGATCTCCGTACGTTACCACCCTTTCCCACCAACAGCTGCAGTAATTCAGTATGTCCGCGCCCCGTTCTGTAACCTTCAACTGATTGATCCGAACATAAAAGATTGTCGTAAAAATCTTCGCTGGTCATCCCTGATACGAATTCGATCTTCGATATGATAAGCCAGCACATTAACGCTGCAGCCGTAGTGCCAGCTGCATCAGCAAACAGGCGCCGTACATTATGCAGATGATATGATGTATGCCCAATTTCAACCTGCTGGCGGTGCTATACAAAGTTGTTCAGCATCAAGCGATGTGGATGGTACGTTTTGGTTTACGAATTTCGAGAATTCAACGCACACGTGCAAAACACCCATCGTGTTCGCATTAGCTAGCGattaaaatcgagaaaagtcGACTTATAGTGTCTAGCTTGTCCTTACGGCTTGTGTGCGGTATTCTGCTGCATCGCTATTTGCACAAACAGAAGCAAAGGGTTTGAATACTCGATGATCAAACTCATtgtattattaatattattattatgataaATAACTATGTTTTGAAGAAGAAACTAGCTTCAAACCATAAATTTACGGAAGgtgttgaaaaattgtttttttttctgccgaagagaaaaaattataaaaagaTGATGAAAACGATGAATGTTTTGTAGAAAATCATGTACTCCGGTAAAACAATATCGTTACCCCACGCGCCACATTTTTACTCGAGATGGAATAATTAATCGAACCTCGATCATTCGTCAGACTAAGAATACCACACAGGCAACCAGATAAGAAAGATTTTGACACTGATATGCATAGGTAATGTTTGTATCTAATCTTTGTACCCGTAATGGGAGCTAATGTTCTTCACTTGTCTGCCTGTAAAGACCTAATATAAAGTAATTACGAACATTTGGTATTTTAGacatctctttttctctaATATTCAAATGTCGACTATCCGAATGATGGGGCGAACGTATGAGCGTATCATGCGACACCCGACAGGAATGCGGAAACTagggaaatattttccatccgACGATGTTCGTTACTTATACGGTCGCCAGGAAGGTTGTGTAGGAAAGCGAAGTGTAACCGGCACAAATACGCTTGCTGTCGTAGCAAAATTGCTGATTAAAACTAATTAGAAGAATGGCTACAACACCGAAAGGAAAGACGTTGAGATAGTGAACTCGAGGGAGTTTATCCCGTGCATAGCAAATGTTAAAGCCCCAAAAGGAATGATAGAGTAGTACGATTTCTAAAAGAAacacagaagaagaaaaaacaaatcataggAAAGATAGTATAGGAGGACGAACGACGTAGGGAAGAAAATGCGAAACAATCCAGAAATAATCCGATATATTAGTTTTTAACTTTACTCgcgaaatgaacgaaaagaaagtaaaaaatatcTGACATCGTATTTTATGTTAACTTATATTTGACGTGTATATTTTCTTATTGTTTCCTCGAACGGTTGACGGAGAACAATAGGCAACAGTAGCGGTTGTTGCATACGTTATATATAAAGCTTTACATGACGGTGGAAATGTCTCATCCTAGGATGGTGGAGTGCTCTTATACTCTAACTATTGTCACTGTTGGTAAGAGTTCGTATTGCTTATTGTTGCTTTgggtattttcttttcattaaaaatcaaaccaatgtTCGATGAGTACAAGTACATTTGATAAAGTTCTGATGCTAAAGTATACGGCCATGTGTGCCACTCAACTCAAGGCTGGCTGCAGTGTTACCCATTAGAATATCTGaagttgtttcgtttcttttttttgtttttaagtaTTCCATACTGCCATTGTCTCTTACGCATAACAATTTATCGAGACGAACGTCATGTTGACTGAAAAGGATCAGGAAGCTAAACCAATGCTCTGCCAGCGTCGTGAGGCTTATTGGAATATGGGGGAGATGAGAACGTAGGAATGATGATAATGGATTCGATGGGAGGATGCATTGCTGGAGAGTATTCAATTACAGACAGGAACGTATTACTGTTAGAGCACAATCGGTGTAACCTTCGCAGCAAAACTCGCGCAGGTGGAAAGAATACCTCTGCAATACTCTTTCAGGGGCGTAATCATATTGCAATATTTAATCACATGAACGTTCTGTATGCATCCGACCTATGATTCATAAACCGTACGGCCGGACATTCGTGTGAGAGCCAAATGCAAATAACACAAAATAGAATCTTATTAGGAACAATAACTTACGAACGGAACGCACTGGAATTCTGAAATGCACCACTTCCGATGCCACGCCGCATATGCGCCGCGTATGGTATGGTGGTGTAAAATGGACAGAGGACAGAGGGGTGTACCGACATGGGTGGCCTTTCCTTTTGAATATTAGCAGTGCTACTagccaaacaaaaatgatatAAAAAGACATGATGCTCCTATCCATTAGTCTCGTACGTTTCTAAGACCATCATCACATTATTCAAAAGCAACCTAAAAAGAACGAGCCTAATGAGCAGCGGttaaatgaagaagaaaaaaaaaacggcttaCGTTCTTTTTTCGAAGCATTTCGAGTCCCATTGCAAAAGTGTGAGCACAGGATGCTAGAACGGTTCGAATGGTCAACGGTGAACAACAGTCACGATGCTAATGCTAAAGGACGTGCGTTGACGAGCTATCAGCACTGAAGATGAGCCGAAGGATGATAGCGTCGAGTAGTAGTTGAGTAAGAAACACGGTGTAGGTAGTGCTAGCTGTCGTTGAAATCGGCGACATGCGAGTATGCGCCGCAAAAGCTGATAAAGAGCTAAAAACCCTCTTTGCCAACAGATTATCGCTTTCCCGTTGACCGCCAGCTTATCCTACAATGTGTATCGTGCAAAATGATCAAGGCGAAAGGAGAACACAACCCCACCGCCGAGCGGGGAGCTGGGTTGGGTTCACCGTGCGATGGCAAAGCTATATCTATATTAGCCTTTACGAGGATAGTAATTGCGCTGCAGCTTGCAAAAACTATGATACGCGACGCGCGATGAGCAAAGCCAAGCGCAATTACATTACAAATATTCAACATAAGAAACAAGTACATCTACCTACAGACACGTAACATGCGTATGGTGTAAGCCGATGGAGAGAAAGACGGTGGAAggataacaaataaaaattgtattcGAACCAGTTGTTTCTGAGCGAAGTATGCCACTCGACGGAAGGCAGAAAAAGGAACGTTTGTTCACATGTTACATTCTTTATTCACCACTAGCATCTTCGCATCGATCAGCGTATACGCTAATTGTCCACCGACCGGTTCAAACGGATTTTATCCAACTTGTACAGCTTTTCCACGTCGACCGATGGGAACCGTTGGGCCAGCGAGTCGCGATCAATGTTGGGGAATCGTCGCAACAGATGAACCACCTCGTTACGTTCGCGATTGCGCAGCTTTCGCTTCTGGTTGTACAGCCGCTCGCGGTACAGGCGCAGGAACTTCCATACTGCTTTTCCGCCAAATGTGAACTTGTGCCGTTCGTTCCATTTGCGGTTGGCGTACCTCGGAATCACGTGTTCAAATGCGCGATAGTAAAACCGTACTCCCAGCTCGTTTGGAACGACTCGGCCGGGACGTTCGCCGGTTTCGCCCGTTTCTAGCTCGTAATAGGCACGGTTCCGCTCCCGCACTACTTCTTCCAAATTTCCCATCGATTCTTCAACCTGAGAAATAAAGAGTCCTCGTATGGGGCTTTCGTTTTCTTGCTTGAGAGAAATTTACCGTACCTTATCTAGCCTCTCGGCGCTCGGAAACAGCTCCATCTTTGCTTTGCACTCATGTTCCATCGTCAGCAGCATGTTACGTTCCTTCAGCAGTACGAACCAAAGTTTGTGCAGGTCACCATTGGATTTAATCCGCAGATCGTCTTTTGTCCACGCGCGACCATGTTTTACTTCCTGTTCGCCCCAGTTCTTCTTGTCGTCGAAGAATTCCATCAAATCATACCGGGATGGGGTGGTGCAGATTTGTCGTACCGGCATTGTTGCTTTCCTGTTGAAACCCCCCGAAACGTTCAGCATATACAATTTGCGCGGACGGGCTTTTAGCCCCAATGCGTACCTTCGATAAAGTGCCAAAGCCTGTTGAGAGGTTGTTGTGGAAATACATCTTGCAAATTGTAGGGATACTGGTAGAATTTGCCTTAGAATATTCATCCTTTCTTCACTTCACTGCTGTTTGCTGCCGCAGTTCATGCAATGGATGactttttcaattaaacacTAACAAAAATCAGATGCTACAGCTTTGGTTAGCTtttgaatgtaaaaataagGTAGTTGTGGATTCGATTGAACCAAGTTTGGCGTTAAATTTATCCTTTATTTTGTTATGTGATCAGCGGCATGCACAAACCATAGTAAACATTAAAATTTCACATGTTGACAAACGTTCTATGCATTTATAAACACTGTTTTACGGTTCGATTGCTTCACTATGCATGAGTCGGACGTCGACACTTGATTTTTAAagatacacaaaaaaactcaatttATACATACTACTTTCACGACGATTAGGCTCCGGTTAAGTGTTGCTATTATTTAAACAATtctgttttaatattttctgttttaaaCCCATGTTTGAATCGATTCATCGATGTTTGCATGCTACTTCTAACACGAATTCGTGCAAGGCTGGTCACCCTAATTTTATGCAGAGAAACAAATTGCGCCTGTtcgtttaatattttttattgaacaCATGTTTTATGAATACGTACataaaatgcacattttttagaataaaaaatagttCGGTGTtcgtttacctttttttcataattgtaTAGTTTGCAAAACACTGGCTTGCTTTTTAAAAGTCCAATAAGTAACGGAACGTGCTGCATGCGTGTAGTTTGAAATAATATTGCTTATTTCGAAGAAATTTCATATGATACAGTGTAACAAGTGCtgaaaatgtttaaaactCAATTATATTTAGCTACAAACCTCTTCATGCTATGGAAAAAGCAGCCTTCAACAAAGTTTGGAGATAGCTTTTTGTGAAAACCCGATTTTGGATTAACATAACGTTATTTAAGCTTGTTGATACTTTATTTAAAACTTTAttctaaaataaataactataATTTGTACACAACAGATTACAGTgcataataaaaacaacatacCATTCTCGATTAGGCTCGATAAGGTTCTCCACTACAGTAGGTAAAGTTGTCGCTGTTTTagctttggttttgtttcttctctttcacAACGGTCGGGCGGTAGGATTTGTTCGAATCCTGTCGTCCTAGTGCGCTTGCCATGGCCGCTTTTGGATGGATGTGTTGCGTCAAACGGAACCGTTTGCCGGCGATATCGATATGATACACCGCGTCCTTGTCCATTATGAACTCCGTCGTTATGGTGCTCCCCGCGTTACTCTTCGGCCGACTGATGTAGCCCAAACAAATGAGCTTTTCCGAGGCAAACCCGTAGCTTAAAAGAACCATGCAAATTTTAGGGTTGTGCGGTTCGCGAAGCTACTCGCGCGGATACTTACCCGGCCGAAGTGACCGTACCGCAAAATTCATTGTTCCTGTACACCGGTTCG
This window harbors:
- the LOC128732093 gene encoding probable serine/threonine-protein kinase cdc7, whose amino-acid sequence is MSHSPPSYMDGVPVKISERFKPPPKIVLPQGVVNRLSQYDVVQVMNESCYDGELEDTVLKRITEWKAIKERERYERKARLQAKEQERVRLVEAEQKRKLNQISYPNTDELSSASDDNDEGISTARVANGSEDEYEEDNDESGPSGSSDERANLKPFDHMSQLSSILVPTVIREAVPSAVDAPAYPDVPMNANIIPKTAQVETARPMNASFGSNNNNNNNNNYNKINYSDFENDTSSPFDNMELRTINDLDILAQVLKQNITLTSPETDAEKNDTKNWQSQDPDKQRESEEKKQAPLPGATAHSSTVAPSEQQQLQQQQLPAPSNPVPLSTNPYNSAYSTNQQYSMYATQYPHSAQTTIVPSGGNDYLSSSYNTYQPYANYGAQYDTVAATASSFSSANVGETRYPMGNYTSPTYHVPPASQTHQASYPSVASNYAYGYQQQHSYVTAPSTSMASGTGTSTYTPNYGYNTTTTSAAAPSVYGAGFARENYQSLHAVSTPGATATANPSVYTTAAEHSVAGFDAAAGLKSKSRSVPDIMRQLNDEVQDSVTRRTRNNSQTISDRQTTSLRGQDTVPNITDEKRVDYTKYNQLSQADQNVVKRINSMGFPLERVVWVLQRIGNDDKKIIEHLIPLSELLDLGFEGEKISDALLKFGNNKHKALDFLIS
- the LOC128732111 gene encoding GTPase HRas gives rise to the protein MTEYKLVVVGAGGVGKSALTIQLIQNHFVDEYDPTIEDSYRKQVVIDGETCLLDILDTAGQEEYSAMRDQYMRTGEGFLLVFAVNSAKSFEDIGTYREQIKRVKDAEEVPMVLVGNKCDLQAWAVDMTQARDVAKQYGVPFVETSAKTRMGVDDAFYTLVREIRKDKERGKKNRKHHKLVSSRRFKCQLL
- the LOC128732110 gene encoding 39S ribosomal protein L47, mitochondrial, whose product is MNILRQILPVSLQFARCISTTTSQQALALYRRKATMPVRQICTTPSRYDLMEFFDDKKNWGEQEVKHGRAWTKDDLRIKSNGDLHKLWFVLLKERNMLLTMEHECKAKMELFPSAERLDKVEESMGNLEEVVRERNRAYYELETGETGERPGRVVPNELGVRFYYRAFEHVIPRYANRKWNERHKFTFGGKAVWKFLRLYRERLYNQKRKLRNRERNEVVHLLRRFPNIDRDSLAQRFPSVDVEKLYKLDKIRLNRSVDN